AGCGAAAAAGGTCTTCCGCCCGGAGTTTCTCAACCGCCTCGATGACGTGATCGTTTTCCGCGCGCTCAACAAGACGGATTTGATCCAAATCCTCGACCTGGAAATCCAGAAAGTGATCGAGCGATTGAAAGGCCGGAAAATCGAACTCCAGCTGGATGAGAAGGCCAAGGATTTTCTGGTCGAGAAAGGCTACGACCCGACTTATGGCGCCCGCCCCATGCGCCGAGCGGTCGAACGGCACCTCGAAGATCCGCTCGCGGAAGAAATCCTCCGCGGAAAACTGCACGAGAACAGCCCGATCCAGGTCACGCTGGAAGAGGATAAATTGGCCTTCAAGCAGACGGCCGCGGCCGAAGGCGCGTTATCCAGCTAGACTCACCCTTGCCCGGGCGAAAACACGGTCTTGCTAAAAGGACCGTGTTTTTTTATTCACCAACTATGAATTTCGGCGCCCGGAAGCGGCTGGTGGACGGGATCGCAACTCTGGGGCGAATGGCTCTCATGCTGGGGGAGGTGGTGCGGTCGCTCTTCACGCATCGGCTGAGCGGCAGCGACCTGATTTACCAACTCCACTTCATCGGCGTGAAGTCCCAGTCCGTCGTTCTGGTCACCGGCGCGTTTACCGGCATGGTTCTTTGCGCGCAAACCTACTTTCAATTTCACAAGGTCAAAATGGACACCGCGACCCTGGCCGTGGTGAGCGTTTCGATGAGCAGCGAACTGGGGCCGGTGCTCACCGGGTTGATGGTCGCGGGCCGCGTCGGCGCCGCGATGGCGGCGGAGTTGGGCACGATGCGCGTCACCGAGCAGATCGACGCGTTGCGCACCCTGGCCACCCATCCGATCGATTACCTGATCGTCCCGCGGCTGCTGGGCACGGTCATTTCCTTGCCGCTGCTGACTGCCGAGGCCATCGCGGTCGGCATCGCCGCCGGATACTTCGTGGGCGTGTATTTGCTGGATATCGACGCGGCGTACGCCTGGGCGAACATGCTCCGGTACAGCCACGCGGTGGACGTGGTCATTGGAATTACCAAAGCGTTCATTTTCGGCGGTCTCCTCGCGTTGGTGAGCTGCTACCAAGGCATGAACTGTCGCGAGGGCGCGGAAGGCGTCGGGAAGGCCACCACCGAGGCCGTGGTGATTTCTTCGATCGCGATCCTGGTCAGCAACTTCTTTCTGACCCTGTTCCTGACGCAATTGCTCGCATGATCGAAGCGCGAGCTCTCCAAAAAAGTTTCGGCTCGCACCGGGTCCTCGACGGCGTGACCTTTCGCATTGAACGGGGCGAATCGGTGGTCATTATCGGGCGGAGCGGCGGCGGCAAAAGCATTTTGCTGAAGCACATTGTCGGCCTCCTGGCCCCGGATGCCGGAGACATGCTGATCGACGGTGAAAACATCGCGGGTATGAACGAACGGCAATTGCTCCAGGTGCGCCGGAAGTTCGGGATGC
Above is a genomic segment from Verrucomicrobiota bacterium containing:
- a CDS encoding ABC transporter permease, which produces MNFGARKRLVDGIATLGRMALMLGEVVRSLFTHRLSGSDLIYQLHFIGVKSQSVVLVTGAFTGMVLCAQTYFQFHKVKMDTATLAVVSVSMSSELGPVLTGLMVAGRVGAAMAAELGTMRVTEQIDALRTLATHPIDYLIVPRLLGTVISLPLLTAEAIAVGIAAGYFVGVYLLDIDAAYAWANMLRYSHAVDVVIGITKAFIFGGLLALVSCYQGMNCREGAEGVGKATTEAVVISSIAILVSNFFLTLFLTQLLA